A genome region from Populus alba chromosome 3, ASM523922v2, whole genome shotgun sequence includes the following:
- the LOC118035094 gene encoding mitochondrial adenine nucleotide transporter ADNT1: MASEDVKTSESAVSTIVNLAEEAKLAREGVKAPGTALLNICKSLFAGGVAGGVSRTAVAPLERLKILLQVQNPHSIKYNGTIQGLKYIWRTEGLRGMFKGNGTNCARIVPNSAVKFFSYEEASKGILWFYRRQTGNDDAQLTPLLRLGAGACAGIIAMSATYPMDMVRGRLTVQTDKSPRQYRGIAHALSTILKEEGPRALYKGWLPSVIGVIPYVGLNFAVYESLKDWLLKTKPFGLVEDNELGVATRLACGAAAGTFGQTVAYPLDVIRRRMQMVGWKDAASVVTGDGRGKTALEYTGMVDAFRKTVRHEGFGALYKGLVPNSVKVVPSIAIAFVTYEMVKDVLRVETRISD, translated from the exons ATGGCATCAGAGGATGTGAAAACAAGCGAGTCTGCTGTTTCTACGATCGTGAATCTCGCAGAAGAGGCTAAACTTGCTCGTGAAGGCGTTAAAGCACCGGGAACTGCCCTTCTTAATATCTGCAAGTCCCTTTTCGCTGGTGGTGTTGCCGGTGGAGT GTCACGTACAGCTGTTGCTCCCTTAGAAAGACTAAAAATTCTATTGCAG GTTCAAAATCCTCACAGTATAAAATACAATGGAACGATTCAGGGTTTGAAATACATATGGAGAACTGAGGGCTTAAGAGGGATGTTTAAAGGAAACGGCACTAACTGTGCTCGAATTGTCCCAAATTCAGCAGTCAAGTTCTTCAGTTACGAGGAAGCATCCAA GGGAATATTATGGTTTTATAGGCGGCAAACTGGAAACG ATGATGCACAGCTTACTCCTCTTTTACGTCTTGGAGCTGGTGCATGTGCTGGAATTATTGCCATGTCAGCAACTTACCCAATGGACATGGTTCGTGGTCGGCTAACTGTCCAG ACAGACAAGTCTCCTCGCCAGTATAGAGGAATCGCTCATGCTCTCTCAACAATCCTTAAGGAGGAAGGTCCCCGGGCTTTATACAAAGGCTGGCTGCCTTCTGTAATAGGAGTT ATACCATATGTGGGTCTGAACTTTGCTGTTTATGAATCTTTAAAAGATTGGTTGCTCAAAACGAAACCATTTGGACTAGTTGAGGACAATGAATTGGGTGTGGCGACAAGGCTTGCATGTGGGGCTGCTGCTGGAACTTTTGGCCAGACAGTTGCTTATCCTCTCGATGTGATCCGACGAAGAATGCAGATGGTTGGCTGGAAGGATGCTGCTTCAGTTGTCACTGGTGATGGGAGGGGCAAAACAGCCCTTGAATATACTGGTATGGTTGATGCCTTCAGGAAAACAGTTCGTCATGAGGGATTTGGAGCATTGTACAAGGGTTTGGTCCCCAATTCAGTGAAG GTGGTCCCTTCGATAGCAATTGCTTTTGTGACATACGAGATGGTAAAGGACGTTCTTCGAGTTGAGACGAGGATATCTGACTGA
- the LOC118035103 gene encoding uncharacterized protein, whose amino-acid sequence MGEGSAKVRLVRCPKCGNVLPELPDYSLYQCGGCGAVLRAKKKVTVNGGILEKSGMGWDEEGFEKLESLSEKEGGSLGNASETERESEGIINNRRKARTFEETNVNFVKSPLLKAEKKDILAANSNINVKEQPVDYHSGAEKEKPMKHPIDNWIRRDDNDMNMNRSEYASSSREKGIREISSQSKSSAEFFRPTRVMDQWGSDREGLGGGNHRLSVKQSKFPNFAYPEEGPSNYHLGSSSYGSKQPVKNYYNPDKIAYFEQDRAELLRRLDELQEQLSRSGSVGEKQRERIPMYSTIAPPDPYHHRDTSNSSMLHLTPDKHVANPPYFKYYGHGPAPYMNSHDMDTQNFYSPSKRSPNGIPAYEDLFQQQTPRMRPHQSPQQYLRQPPHDHFAGQHVDFSHKPLVSDSYGRSHHGPACPCFHCYNKNWQIPSQASPTTFSNKKFPEASTDFYFNQHINAVTHRPLLYHPQANPPALSPRDPQSHVRWPSDVESDMDGFPQSCPKRVVIARGNEQLCRSIAGGAPFISCCNCFELLKLPRKLKVREKNQQKLRCGSCSAFILLEIKNKRLITSVPAEKKQMLAEAGISSHEVSKILLNSDGCLNAGGTTCSDDFEDHGYDFQSADFKDVLSEERKLNTSKCEKTQSRASSSSISSKEEENLDSMAVGRDFSYAAELPVKDEVPSTFQSSPFQEHSGDVLSSHAENKCEQGNRFGWTEQEDVVLEKNISLQSSVNVSVATEMEVSFNEYLNTSVSQDSVEVRNEENQLKINKGSEPFLLGLIKKSFRDFSRSNQHLPNEKLNVIINGKPIPDFMVKRAEKLAGPIQPGDYWYDVRAGFWGVTGEPCLGIIPPFIEEFNYPMPENCSAGNTSVFINGRELHQKDLDLLSSRRLPTERERSYIVEISGRVFDQDTGKELDGLGRLAPTVEKAKRGFGMKVPRNLCN is encoded by the exons ATGGGTGAAGGGTCAGCAAAAGTTCGGTTAGTTCGTTGTCCAAAGTGTGGAAATGTCTTACCAGAGCTCCCTGACTACTCCTTGTATCAGTGTGGTGGTTGTGGTGCTGTTCTTCGAG CAAAGAAGAAAGTGACTGTAAATGGTGGGATATTGGAGAAGTCTGGAATGGGGTGGGATGAAGAAGGCTTTGAGAAATTGGAGAGTTTGTCAGAGAAAGAGGGTGGTAGTTTAGGTAATGCATCTGAGACGGAGAGGGAGAGCGAAGGGATTATCAATAATAGGAGAAAAGCAAGAACCTTTGAAGAAACAAATGTGAATTTTGTTAAAAGTCCTTTGTTGAAAGcagaaaagaaagatattttGGCTGCTAATAGCAACATAAATGTGAAGGAACAGCCTGTGGATTATCACAGTGGTGCAGAGAAAGAGAAACCTATGAAGCACCCCATTGATAATTGGATTCGCCGTGATGATAATGACATGAACATGAATAGATCTGAATATGCTAGTTCAAGTAGAGAGAAAGGTATTCGAGAAATTTCATCACAATCTAAGAGTTCTGCTGAGTTTTTTAGGCCAACAAGGGTGATGGATCAATGGGGTTCGGATAGAGAGGGTTTAGGGGGAGGGAACCACAGATTGTCTGTCAAACAGAGCAAATTTCCAAATTTTGCTTATCCGGAGGAGGGCCCTTCAAACTATCATTTGGGTTCCTCTTCTTATGGATCCAAACAGCCAGTGAAGAATTACTACAACCCTGACAAAATTGCTTATTTCGAGCAGGATCGAGCTGAGCTTCTTAGGAGGTTAGATGAGTTGCAAGAGCAACTCAGCCGATCTGGTTCTGTGGGTGAGAAACAAAGGGAAAGGATTCCTATGTACAGTACAATAGCTCCTCCTGATCCTTATCACCATCGGGATACTTCCAATAGTTCGATGCTTCACTTGACTCCAGATAAGCATGTAGCAAATCCCCCTTATTTCAAGTACTATGGCCATGGACCTGCTCCTTATATGAACAGTCATGACATGGATACACAGAACTTTTACAGTCCATCAAAGCGTTCTCCAAATGGAATTCCAGCTTACGAGGATCTATTTCAGCAACAAACTCCCAGGATGCGTCCCCATCAATCACCCCAACAATACTTGCGTCAACCACCTCACGACCACTTTGCAGGTCAACATGTAGATTTCAGTCACAAACCTCTGGTATCGGATTCATATGGAAGATCACATCACGGACCTGCATGCCCCTGTTTTCATTGCTACAACAAAAACTGGCAGATTCCTTCACAAGCCTCACCCACTACTTTCAGCAATAAAAAGTTCCCAGAGGCCTCAACTGATTTCTATTTCAATCAACATATCAATGCAGTGACACATAGGCCACTGCTTTACCATCCTCAAGCAAATCCCCCTGCATTGAGTCCTCGGGATCCACAGTCACATGTAAGATGGCCAAGTGATGTTGAATCAGATATGGATGGCTTTCCCCAGAGTTGTCCGAAGAGGGTGGTGATAGCCCGGGGAAACGAACAGCTTTGCCGTTCCATAGCTGGCGGTGCTCCCTTTATAAGTTGCTGTAATTGCTTTGAGTTACTAAAACTTCCTAGAAAACTTAAAGTGAGGGAGAAGAACCAGCAAAAACTGCGATGTGGTTCCTGCTCAGCATTCATCttgcttgaaataaaaaacaagaggcTTATTACTTCTGTTCCAGCAGAAAAAAAGCAAATGTTGGCCGAGGCTGGCATTTCCTCACATGAGGTGTctaaaatcttattaaattcTGATGGTTGTTTGAATGCTGGTGGTACAACTTGCTCTGATGATTTTGAAGATCATGGGTATGACTTCCAGTCAGCAGATTTCAAAGATGTACTATCAGAAGAACGGAAGCTAAACACAAGCAAATGTGAAAAAACGCAGAGCCGTGCTTCATCATCTTCTATTTCTTCAAAGGAAGAGGAGAACCTGGACAGCATGGCTGTTGGGAGAGATTTTTCCTATGCTGCCGAGCTGCCCGTAAAAGATGAAGTGCCTTCAACATTTCAAAGCTCACCTTTCCAAGAGCATTCTGGCGATGTCTTATCTAGCCATGCAGAAAACAAATGTGAGCAAGGAAACAGATTTGGATGGACAGAGCAGGAGGATGTTGTGCTTGAGAAGAACATTTCTCTGCAGAGCTCTGTGAATGTCTCAGTGGCAACTGAAATGGAGGTTTCTTTCAATGAGTACCTAAACACTAGTGTATCTCAAGACTCTGTGGAggtaagaaatgaagaaaatcaGTTGAAGATCAACAAGGGGAGTGAACCATTCTTGCTGGGTCTCATTAAAAAGAGCTTCAGGGATTTCTCAAGATCTAATCAACACCTGCCTAATGAGAAACTTAATGTTATAATTAATGGTAAACCCATTCCGGATTTTATGGTCAAAAGGGCTGAAAAGCTCGCTGGTCCAATTCAGCCTGGAGATTACTG GTATGATGTTCGAGCTGGATTCTGGGGCGTGACAGGAGAACCTTGCCTTGGCATTATTCCT CCTTTCATTGAAGAATTTAATTATCCCATGCCAGAAAATTGCTCTGCTGGAAACACTAGTGTCTTTATTAATGGGAGAGAGCTGCATCAGAAAGATCTTGACCTGCTTTCCAGTAGAAGACTACCAACCGAGAGAGAGAGGTCCTACATCGTTGAAATTTCCGGGAGAGTTTTTGACCAGGACACTGGCAAAGAGCTTGATGGCCTAGGCAGACTTGCCCCCAC AGTTGAGAAGGCCAAGCGTGGCTTTGGCATGAAGGTTCCCAGAAATCTTTGTAATTAA
- the LOC118035073 gene encoding uncharacterized protein, with the protein MTKKKHDFRESLKSFIGTHIDPEKDEQLKETKTEIDDKVKRILKLIKEEDLEERDGLSIENSKKEPLLELIEDVQKQYHLLYGQYDHLKGELREKVNGKHGKDTSSSSSSDSEFDDSSKHKGSKNGHFESEKITDGIKQELEAANLDVAELRSKLRATSEERDALKWEHQTALNKIQEAEEIIRNLRLEVERSDAGKAQLLIENGELKQKLDSAGVIKAELNQRLEELNKEKDSLILEKEAAMRSTEESEKIREALKLEYETALIKIQEEEEVIRNLKLEAESSDTDKARLLAESGGLKQKLDAAGVIEAELNQRLEELNKEKDSLILEREAAMRSIEEIEKNREALKLEYERALIKIQEEEEVIRNLKIEAESSDTDKARLLAENGGVKQKLDAAGVIEAELNQRLEELNKEKDNLILEREAAMRSIEESEKIREALKLEYETALIKIQEEEEVIRNLKLEAESSDTDKARILAEIGELKQKLDSAGMIETELNQRLEELNKEKNSLILEKEAAMRSIEGSEKIREALKLEYETALIKIEEEEEVIRNLKLEAESSDTDKAQLLAENGELKQKLDSAGEIEAELNQRLEELNKEKDSLISEKEAAMRSIEESEKIREALTLEYETALIKIQEEEEVIRNLKLEAESLDTDKTRLLAENGELKQKLDAAGVIEAELNQRLEELNKEKDSLILEREAAMRSIEESEKIREALKLEYETALIKIQEEEEVVRNLKLEAESSDTDKAQLLAESGELKQKLDAAGLIEAGLNQRLEELNKEKNSLILEKEAAMRSIEESEKIREALTLEYETALIKIQEEEEVIRNLKLEAESSDTGKARLLAENGELKQKLDSAGVIEAELNQRLEELNKEKDGMILEKEAAMRSIEESEKIGEDLRILTDQLQEEKATTGQELEALKAELSIMKQQLESAEHQVAEFTHNLSVTKKENDSLTLKLSEISNEMEQAQNTIDGLVGESGHLKDKLGDREREYSSLAEMHETHGNESSTRINGLEVQVKGLELELESSQARNRDLEVLIESKVAEAKQLGEQNQGLEARILELEMMSKVRGDELSALMKKLEENYNESFSRTESLTVQVDTLLADFKSIRAQKEELEEQMVSRGNEASTRVEGLIDQVNMLQQQLESLRSQKVELEVQLENKTLEISEYLILIENLKEEIVSKTEDQQRVLAEKESCSAQINDLELEVETLCNQKTDLGEQISTETKERERLGEEMVRLQEKILEMEKKQTEREFELSALQERHTNGEIEASAQIMALTEQVNNLHQELDSLQTEKNEMQLQLEKEKEEFSENQTEMENQKSELTSQIAEHRRMLDEQEEAHKKLNEEHKQVEGWFQECKLSLAVAERKVKDTAEEFQKHLGSRDQMVEQLEEMIEDLKRDLEVKGDELNTLVENARNIEVKLRLSNQKLRVTEQLLTENEDAFRKAEEKYQQEQRVLEERVAVLSGIITTNNEAYHSMVADISEKVNNSLLGLDALTMKFEEDCNRYENCILVVSKEILIAKNWFVDTNNENEKLRKEVGNLVVQLQDIKERESALKEKVEQLKVKVSKEGVEKENLTKAISQLEKKVVALETMMKEKDEGILDLGEEKREAIRQLCIWIEYHQSRYDYLREMLSKMPIRGQRAS; encoded by the exons ATGACAAAGAAAAAGCATGATTTCCGTGAATCATTAAAATCCTTCATTGGAACTCACATTGATCCGGAGAAAGATGAACAgctaaaagaaactaaaacag AAATTGATGACAAGGTAAAAAGGATCTTGAAGCTTATCAAAGAGGAAGATCTTGAAGAACGAGATGGCCTCTCAATAGAAAACTCCAAAAAAGAGCCTCTTCTTGAGCTAATTGAGGATGTCCAGAAACAGTACCATTTGCTCTATGGACAATATGATCATCTGAAGGGAGAGCTGAGAGAGAAAGTTAATGGCAAACATGGAAAAGATACCTCATCTTCATCTAGCTCAGACTCAGAATTTGATGATTCTTCTAAGCACAAAGGCAGTAAAAATGGTCATTTTGAAAGTGAAAAGATAACAGATGGCATAAAGCAAGAACTTGAAGCGGCAAATCTAGACGTTGCTGAACTGAGGAGTAAGTTGAGAGCTACAAGTGAGGAAAGGGATGCTTTAAAGTGGGAACATCAAACAGCTTTGAACAAGATACAAGAAGCAGAAGAAATCATCAGAAATTTGAGGCTTGAAGTTGAACGATCAGATGCTGGCAAAGCACAACTTTTGATTGAGAATGGAGAACTGAAGCAAAAACTAGATTCTGCTGGCGTGATAAAAGCAGAACTGAATCAAAGACTGGAGGAACTGAACAAAGAGAAAGATAGCCTGATTTTGGAGAAAGAGGCTGCCATGAGAAGCACTGAAGAGAGTGAGAAGATCAGAGAAGCTTTGAAGTTAGAATATGAGACAGCTTTGATCAAGAttcaagaagaagaggaggtcATCAGAAATTTGAAGCTTGAAGCTGAAAGTTCAGACACTGATAAAGCACGACTTTTGGCTGAGAGTGGGGGACTGAAGCAAAAACTAGATGCTGCTGGCGTGATAGAAGCAGAACTGAATCAAAGACTGGAGGAACTGAACAAAGAGAAAGATAGCCTGATTTTGGAGAGAGAGGCTGCCATGAGAAGCATTGAAGAGATTGAGAAGAACAGAGAAGCTTTGAAGTTGGAATATGAGAGAGCTTTGATCAAGAttcaagaagaagaggaggtcATCAGAAATTTGAAGATTGAAGCTGAAAGTTCAGACACTGATAAAGCACGGCTTTTGGCTGAGAATGGGGGAGTGAAGCAAAAACTAGATGCTGCTGGCGTGATAGAAGCAGAACTGAATCAAAGACTGGAGGAACTGAACAAAGAGAAAGATAACCTGATTTTGGAGAGAGAGGCTGCCATGAGAAGCATTGAAGAGAGTGAGAAGATCAGAGAAGCTTTGAAGTTGGAATATGAGACAGCTTTGATCAAGAttcaagaagaagaggaggtcATCAGAAATTTGAAGCTTGAAGCTGAAAGCTCAGACACTGATAAAGCACGGATTTTGGCTGAGATTGGGGAACTGAAGCAAAAACTAGATTCTGCTGGCATGATAGAAACAGAACTGAATCAAAGACTGGAGGAactgaacaaagaaaaaaatagcctGATTTTGGAGAAAGAGGCTGCCATGAGAAGCATTGAAGGGAGTGAGAAGATCAGAGAAGCTTTGAAGTTGGAATATGAGACAGCTTTGATCaagatagaagaagaagaggaggtcATCAGAAATTTGAAGCTTGAAGCTGAAAGCTCAGACACTGATAAAGCACAGCTTTTGGCTGAGAATGGGGAACTGAAGCAAAAACTAGATTCTGCTGGCGAGATAGAAGCAGAACTGAATCAAAGATTGGAGGAACTGAACAAAGAGAAAGATAGCCTGATATCGGAGAAAGAGGCTGCCATGAGAAGCATTGAAGAGAGTGAGAAGATCAGAGAAGCTTTGACGTTGGAATATGAGACAGCTTTGATCAAGATTCAAGAAGAGGAGGAGGTCATCAGAAATTTGAAGCTTGAAGCTGAAAGCTTAGACACTGATAAAACCCGACTTTTGGCTGAGAATGGGGAACTGAAGCAAAAACTAGATGCTGCTGGCGTGATAGAAGCAGAACTGAATCAAAGACTGGAGGAACTGAACAAAGAGAAAGATAGCTTGATTTTGGAGAGAGAGGCTGCCATGAGAAGCATTGAAGAGAGTGAGAAGATCAGAGAAGCTTTGAAGTTGGAATATGAGACGGCTTTGATCAAGAttcaagaagaagaggaggtcGTCAGAAATTTGAAGCTTGAAGCTGAAAGCTCAGACACTGATAAAGCCCAACTTTTGGCTGAGAGTGGGGAACTGAAGCAAAAACTAGATGCTGCTGGCTTGATAGAAGCAGGACTGAATCAACGACTGGAGGAACtgaacaaagagaaaaatagcCTGATTTTGGAGAAAGAGGCTGCCATGAGAAGCATTGAAGAGAGTGAGAAGATCAGAGAAGCTTTGACGTTGGAATATGAGACAGCTTTGATCAAGAttcaagaagaagaggaggtcATCAGAAATTTGAAGCTCGAAGCTGAAAGCTCAGACACTGGTAAAGCACGACTTTTGGCTGAGAATGGAGAACTGAAGCAAAAACTAGATTCTGCTGGCGTGATAGAAGCAGAACTGAATCAAAGACTGGAGGAACTGAACAAAGAGAAAGATGGCATGATTTTGGAGAAAGAGGCAGCCATGAGAAGCATTGAAGAGAGTGAGAAGATTGGAGAAGACTTGAGAATCTTGACTGATCAGCTGCAAGAAGAAAAAGCTACCACAGGGCAAGAACTAGAAGCTCTTAAAGCAGAACTTTCTATCATGAAGCAGCAGCTGGAATCTGCAGAACATCAAGTTGCAGAATTTACCCATAATCTGAGTGTCACCAAGAAGGAGAATGATTCTCTTACCTTGAAATTATCTGAAATCTCAAATGAGATGGAGCAGGCACAAAACACAATTGATGGACTCGTAGGTGAATCGGGTCACTTAAAGGATAAATTGGGTGACAGGGAAAGGGAGTACTCATCTCTTGCAGAGATGCACGAGACACATGGGAATGAATCATCAACTCGGATAAATGGATTGGAGGTACAAGTAAAAGGTCTGGAGCTGGAGCTGGAATCATCGCAAGCCCGGAATAGAGATCTTGAGGTGCTGATTGAAAGCAAGGTGGCTGAAGCAAAGCAACTGGGAGAACAGAATCAGGGATTAGAAGCCCGGATTTTGGAACTTGAAATGATGTCAAAAGTGAGAGGGGATGAACTTTCTGCTCTCATGAAGAAACTCGAGGAAAATTATAATGAATCATTCTCTAGAACAGAGAGTTTGACAGTGCAGGTCGATACTCTGCTAGCAGACTTCAAATCTATTCGTGCCCAGAAAGAAGAATTGGAGGAACAGATGGTAAGTAGAGGTAATGAAGCATCAACTCGAGTTGAGGGGCTTATTGATCAGGTCAACATGTTACAACAACAACTGGAGTCTCTACGCAGCCAGAAAGTTGAACTTGAAGTGCAACTTGAGAATAAAACTCTAGAAATTTCAGAATATCTAATTCTGATAGAAAATTTGAAAGAGGAGATAGTAAGCAAGACTGAAGATCAACAAAGAGTCCTGGCAGAAAAAGAAAGTTGCTCAGCACAAATCAATGATCTGGAACTAGAGGTGGAGACTCTGTGCAACCAGAAAACTGATCTTGGGGAGCAAATAAGTACTGAAACCAAGGAAAGGGAGCGATTGGGAGAGGAAATGGTGAGATTACAAGAAAAGATccttgaaatggaaaaaaaacaaacagagagaGAGTTCGAGTTATCTGCCCTCCAGGAGAGACATACAAATGGGGAGATTGAAGCTTCTGCTCAGATAATGGCTTTAACAGAACAGGTCAACAATCTGCATCAGGAATTGGATTCTTTGCAGACTGAGAAAAACGAAATGCAATTGCAGCttgaaaaagagaaggaagaattttcagaaaaccaaactgaaatggAAAATCAGAAATCTGAGCTCACGAGCCAGATTGCAGAGCATCGGAGAATGCTGGATGAACAGGAGGAGGCACACAAAAAGCTAAATGAGGAGCATAAGCAAGTTGAAGGCTGGTTTCAGGAGTGCAAGTTGAGTCTTGCAGTAGCAGAAAGGAAAGTTAAAGACACGGCAGAAGAATTCCAAAAGCATTTGGGTTCTAGAGATCAGATGGTAGAGCAGTTGGAAGAAATGATTGAGGACCTGAAGAGAGATCTTGAAGTAAAAGGAGATGAACTTAACACCTTGGTCGAGAATGCGCGAAATATAGAAGTTAAGCTCCGGCTGTCAAACCAGAAGCTCCGTGTCACGGAACAATTACTAACAGAGAATGAAGACGCCTTTAGAAAAGCGGAAGAGAAGTATCAACAAGAGCAGAGAGTGCTTGAAGAAAGGGTTGCTGTATTGTCTGGGATAATCACCACAAATAATGAAGCTTATCACAGTATGGTTGCAGATATCTCAGAAAAGGTAAACAATTCATTGTTAGGCCTGGATGCTTTGACCATGAAATTTGAAGAAGATTGTAACAGGTATGAGAACTGTATTTTGGTAGTTTCAAAGGAGATTCTGATTGCGAAGAATTGGTTTGTGGACACAAATAATGAAAACGAAaaattgagaaaggaagtaGGTAATTTAGTTGTGCAGCTACAAGACATAAAAGAACGTGAATCGGCATTAAAGGAGAAGGTTGAGCAATTAAAGGTCAAGGTCAGCAAGGAAGGAGTGGAGAAGGAGAATTTGACCAAAGCTATCAGCCAACTGGAGAAAAAGGTGGTAGCATTGGAGACGatgatgaaagaaaaggatgaggGGATATTAGACCTCGGAGAGGAGAAGAGGGAAGCAATAAGGCAGCTATGCATATGGATTGAATATCACCAAAGCCGCTATGATTATCTCAGGGAGATGCTCTCAAAAATGCCCATTAGAGGCCAGAGGGCATCTTAG